One Cellulomonas soli DNA window includes the following coding sequences:
- a CDS encoding DUF3093 domain-containing protein: MSDQPSSPAAAPGDPTDPAATADGSAPDAPHGFDERLWPGPLGWALTALFGLVLGVILVPVSVPLATAVAVVGLAGALTAMASATPRVALVDGHLLAGRARIPVGLLGEVAPLDRAGVRTAMGPGLDARAYVCLRAWIPSGVRIEVIDPQDPTPYWIVSTRHPERLRSALRAAQTTTSLP, from the coding sequence ATGTCCGACCAGCCGTCCTCCCCCGCAGCCGCTCCCGGCGACCCCACCGACCCGGCGGCCACGGCCGACGGCTCCGCGCCGGACGCGCCGCACGGCTTCGACGAGCGGCTGTGGCCCGGCCCGCTCGGCTGGGCGCTCACGGCGCTCTTCGGACTCGTGCTGGGCGTCATCCTGGTGCCCGTGTCGGTGCCGCTCGCGACGGCGGTCGCCGTCGTCGGCCTGGCGGGGGCGCTCACCGCGATGGCCTCGGCGACCCCCCGGGTCGCGCTCGTCGACGGGCACCTGCTGGCCGGACGCGCACGCATCCCCGTGGGTCTGCTGGGCGAGGTCGCACCGCTCGACCGGGCCGGGGTACGGACGGCCATGGGACCGGGCCTCGACGCGCGGGCCTACGTGTGCCTGCGTGCCTGGATCCCCAGCGGCGTGCGCATCGAGGTGATCGACCCGCAGGACCCGACGCCCTACTGGATCGTCTCGACCCGGCACCCGGAGCGGCTCAGGTCGGCCCTGCGAGCAGCGCAGACCACGACATCGCTGCCATGA
- the dut gene encoding dUTP diphosphatase, which yields MTDVPTTEVLLLRLDPDLPAPSYAHPGDAGADLVTRVDVVVPPQGRVTVPTGVAIALPDGFAAFVHPRSGLAAKHGLTIVNAPGTVDAGYRGEIAVTLLNTDVEHALTLHRGDRIAQLVVQRVERARFVEAERLPGSHRGEGGFGSSGGWKAATSGP from the coding sequence GTGACGGACGTCCCCACGACCGAGGTGCTCCTGCTGCGGCTGGACCCCGACCTCCCCGCCCCGTCGTACGCGCACCCGGGTGACGCGGGCGCCGACCTGGTCACGCGGGTGGACGTGGTCGTCCCGCCGCAGGGGCGGGTCACCGTCCCGACCGGTGTCGCGATCGCCCTCCCGGACGGGTTCGCCGCGTTCGTGCACCCGCGTTCGGGCCTGGCCGCGAAGCACGGGCTGACGATCGTCAACGCCCCGGGCACCGTGGACGCCGGCTACCGCGGCGAGATCGCGGTGACCCTGCTCAACACGGACGTCGAGCACGCGCTCACCCTGCACCGCGGGGACCGCATCGCCCAGCTGGTCGTGCAGCGTGTCGAACGGGCTCGTTTCGTCGAGGCCGAACGGCTTCCCGGATCGCATCGCGGTGAGGGCGGCTTCGGCTCCTCGGGCGGGTGGAAGGCTGCGACGTCCGGACCGTGA
- a CDS encoding DUF3710 domain-containing protein → MGLFRRGAKPDVDDEVVETQSGEVGPSDEPETDVDLDVTTVGRPRGPWDADDVDDEVVRVDLGALRLPGVPGMELRMEIDKATNVVSAATVLLDGSSLQVQAFAAPRTDGIWDEIRSEIAESVTQQGGSADDLPGPFGRELLARLPIRTPEGRTGHRPARFIGTDGPRWFLRGVVTGKAAVEPEAARALEQVFSRIVVVRGTDARPPRDLLPLSLPGGGPVPGPPVTPEVATFDPLTRGPEITEIR, encoded by the coding sequence GTGGGTCTGTTCCGGCGTGGAGCCAAGCCCGACGTCGACGACGAGGTCGTCGAGACGCAGTCCGGTGAGGTCGGCCCGTCCGACGAGCCCGAGACCGACGTCGACCTCGACGTGACGACCGTCGGGCGTCCCCGTGGTCCCTGGGACGCCGACGACGTCGACGACGAGGTCGTGCGCGTGGACCTGGGCGCCCTGCGCCTGCCGGGCGTGCCCGGGATGGAGCTGCGCATGGAGATCGACAAGGCGACCAACGTCGTCTCGGCGGCCACCGTCCTGCTCGACGGCTCGTCGCTGCAGGTGCAGGCCTTCGCCGCCCCCCGCACGGACGGCATCTGGGACGAGATCCGGTCCGAGATCGCCGAGTCGGTCACGCAGCAGGGTGGTTCGGCGGACGACCTGCCGGGTCCGTTCGGTCGCGAGCTGCTCGCCCGCCTGCCGATCCGCACGCCCGAGGGGCGCACGGGTCATCGCCCGGCGCGGTTCATCGGGACGGACGGCCCGCGCTGGTTCCTGCGCGGCGTGGTGACGGGCAAGGCGGCCGTCGAGCCCGAGGCCGCTCGTGCGCTCGAGCAGGTGTTCTCCCGGATCGTCGTGGTCCGGGGCACGGACGCCAGGCCGCCGCGCGACCTGCTGCCCCTGTCGCTGCCCGGGGGCGGACCCGTCCCGGGGCCTCCGGTGACCCCGGAGGTCGCGACGTTCGACCCGCTCACGCGCGGCCCTGAGATCACGGAGATCCGATGA
- a CDS encoding OB-fold nucleic acid binding domain-containing protein: MTTLRERLRKVVASQAEIEADEERVEAEHFVGCTPVGTVKDRTRATVSGVVRSMTWRPREGVPALEAELYDGSGTLDLVWLGRREIAGIAPGRRLRIEGMVCEVDGRRTVFNPAYELRPRPGE; this comes from the coding sequence ATGACGACGTTGCGAGAGCGCCTGCGCAAGGTGGTGGCCTCCCAGGCCGAGATCGAGGCCGACGAGGAGCGTGTCGAGGCCGAGCACTTCGTCGGCTGCACCCCGGTCGGCACCGTGAAGGACCGCACCCGGGCGACCGTCTCCGGTGTCGTGCGCTCGATGACGTGGCGCCCGCGCGAGGGCGTGCCCGCGCTCGAGGCCGAGCTGTACGACGGCAGCGGAACGCTCGACCTGGTCTGGCTCGGTCGTCGGGAGATCGCCGGGATCGCCCCCGGTCGCCGGCTGCGGATCGAGGGCATGGTGTGCGAGGTCGACGGTCGGCGGACCGTGTTCAACCCCGCGTACGAGCTGCGCCCGCGCCCGGGTGAGTGA
- a CDS encoding DUF3159 domain-containing protein, whose translation MNADGVDDATVTPDPDLAHRDGRADDATVGARGMRALTQEEFSALDALGGVRGVVESVVPGLLFVVVYLAAGQRLAPALIASAGAAVLAVLVRLVQRTPPTQAFSGVLGVGIGVLWAWRTGEAEDYFLYGLLVNAGYLAGTLVSVLVGWPLVGLVMGLFDKAGPLAGGSWPAAVAWRQDRSLRRRYTLATWPWVALFGLRLLVQVPFYLGGEVAWLGTAKLAMGVPLTAVALWLSWMLVRGSGAARAPSRPRRDP comes from the coding sequence GTGAACGCCGACGGCGTCGACGACGCGACCGTGACCCCGGACCCTGATCTCGCGCACCGGGACGGCCGGGCCGACGACGCCACCGTCGGGGCGCGTGGCATGCGGGCCCTCACGCAGGAGGAGTTCTCCGCGCTCGACGCGCTGGGCGGTGTGCGCGGCGTCGTCGAGTCGGTGGTGCCCGGCCTGCTGTTCGTGGTGGTCTACCTGGCCGCGGGGCAGCGCCTGGCCCCGGCTCTGATCGCGTCGGCCGGAGCGGCGGTCCTCGCGGTCCTGGTCCGGCTGGTGCAGCGCACGCCGCCGACCCAGGCGTTCTCGGGCGTCCTCGGCGTGGGCATCGGTGTGCTGTGGGCGTGGCGCACGGGCGAGGCCGAGGACTACTTCCTCTACGGCCTGCTCGTGAACGCCGGCTACCTGGCGGGAACCCTGGTCTCGGTCCTGGTGGGCTGGCCGCTCGTCGGCCTCGTCATGGGGCTGTTCGACAAGGCGGGTCCGCTCGCCGGCGGCTCTTGGCCTGCCGCCGTCGCCTGGCGGCAGGACCGTTCGCTGCGGCGCCGGTACACGTTGGCGACCTGGCCGTGGGTCGCGCTGTTCGGGCTCCGGCTGCTCGTCCAGGTCCCGTTCTACCTCGGTGGTGAGGTCGCCTGGTTGGGCACCGCGAAGCTTGCGATGGGCGTGCCGCTGACAGCGGTCGCCCTCTGGCTCAGCTGGATGCTGGTCCGCGGGTCAGGAGCAGCTCGAGCTCCTTCTCGTCCGCGTCGCGACCCGTGA
- a CDS encoding potassium channel family protein yields the protein MRVVIAGAGSVGRSIARELLGHGHEVTLVDRQPSAMRVAQVADADWLLADACELPTLREVRADEADVFVAATGDDKANLVISLLAKTEFGVPRTVARVNNPKNEWLFDEAWGVDVAVSTPRIMTAMVEEAVAVGDLVRIFTFHQSRADILELTLPDDSALVGVRVGQIEWPDDTVLACIVRDTRPIAPSPDDTLEGRDELLFVTGRDADEKELELLLTRGPASS from the coding sequence ATGAGGGTCGTCATCGCCGGGGCCGGGTCCGTCGGCCGGTCCATCGCCCGAGAGCTGCTCGGCCACGGCCACGAGGTCACCCTCGTGGACCGTCAGCCGTCCGCGATGCGCGTCGCCCAGGTGGCCGACGCCGACTGGCTGCTGGCCGACGCGTGCGAGCTGCCGACGCTGCGCGAGGTGCGCGCCGACGAGGCCGACGTGTTCGTCGCCGCGACCGGTGACGACAAGGCCAACCTGGTCATCTCGCTGCTCGCGAAGACGGAGTTCGGCGTGCCGCGCACGGTCGCGCGCGTGAACAACCCGAAGAACGAGTGGCTGTTCGACGAGGCCTGGGGCGTGGACGTCGCCGTGTCGACCCCGCGGATCATGACGGCCATGGTCGAGGAGGCCGTGGCCGTCGGCGACCTGGTGCGGATCTTCACGTTCCACCAGTCGCGTGCGGACATCCTCGAGCTCACGTTGCCCGACGACTCCGCGCTGGTCGGCGTGCGCGTCGGTCAGATCGAGTGGCCCGACGACACGGTCCTGGCCTGCATCGTGCGCGACACGCGTCCGATCGCGCCGAGCCCGGACGACACGCTCGAGGGCCGGGACGAGCTGCTGTTCGTCACGGGTCGCGACGCGGACGAGAAGGAGCTCGAGCTGCTCCTGACCCGCGGACCAGCATCCAGCTGA
- a CDS encoding potassium channel family protein, with protein sequence MGCGRVGATLAQSLESNGHGVAVIDQNPEAFRRLDAHFGGRKVTGLGFDRDTLVQAGIEDAYGFAAVSDGDNSNILAARVVRETFGIENVVARIYDPHRAEIYQRLGIPTVATVRWTSDRVLRRLLPLGATDEFRDSSGQIQLAQVDVHTAWVGRPLRALEEASGARVAYVTRYGDGVLPTTDTVLQENDTVHVLMRATEADQVERVLTSAPKAES encoded by the coding sequence ATGGGCTGCGGCCGTGTCGGCGCCACGCTCGCACAGTCCCTCGAGAGCAACGGCCACGGCGTGGCGGTCATCGACCAGAACCCCGAGGCGTTCCGCCGGCTCGACGCCCACTTCGGCGGCCGCAAGGTCACCGGGCTCGGCTTCGACCGCGACACGCTGGTCCAGGCCGGCATCGAGGACGCGTACGGGTTCGCAGCGGTCTCCGACGGCGACAACTCGAACATCCTGGCGGCCCGCGTCGTGCGCGAGACGTTCGGCATCGAGAACGTCGTCGCCCGGATCTACGACCCCCACCGTGCCGAGATCTACCAGCGGCTCGGCATCCCGACGGTCGCGACCGTGCGCTGGACGTCCGACCGCGTGCTGCGCCGGCTGCTCCCCCTCGGCGCCACCGACGAGTTCCGTGACTCCTCCGGGCAGATCCAGCTCGCCCAGGTCGACGTCCACACCGCGTGGGTGGGTCGCCCGCTGCGCGCGCTCGAAGAGGCCAGCGGCGCCCGCGTCGCCTACGTCACCCGTTACGGCGACGGCGTCCTGCCGACGACCGACACCGTCCTCCAGGAGAACGACACCGTGCACGTGCTCATGCGCGCCACCGAGGCCGACCAGGTCGAACGCGTCCTCACCTCGGCACCGAAGGCGGAGTCATGA
- a CDS encoding APC family permease, whose protein sequence is MSDLADAAKRLLLGRPVRSDRLGHTLLPKRIALPVFASDALSSVAYAPDEILLTLSLAGLTALTISPWVGMAVVLVMLTVVASYRQNVHAYPSGGGDYEVATVNLGPNAGVTVASALLVDYVLTVAVSISSGAQYAATALPALRGHETAFAIGLVVLLTLANLRGVKESGSAFAIPVYLFMFAIGAVAVVGAIRYATGTLPAAESAGLDLVGEGSLENGIAGIAGGFLVLRAFASGCAALTGVEAISNGVPAFEKPKSKNAATTLALLGGISVAMIMSILLLAGATGIRFAEDPAVQLLDGGVPVGEEYVQHPVISQLSAAVFQGLPFMAVLVAVVTGLILVLAANTAFNGFPVLGSILARDGYLPRQLHTRGDRLAFSNGIITLAAAAIALIWAFDAQVTRLIQLYIVGVFVSFTLSQLGMVRHWTRHLATEPDPKARIAMKRSRVINTIGLAMTATVLIIVLITKFTHGAYIAIIAMVAVFVLMKGIHGHYERVRAELALGADAEQAKALPSRVHALVLVSHLHRPTMRALAYARASRPHELEAVTVGVDADDVERLRAQWEEMGLPVPLKVLDSPFREITRPVLTYVRSIRRDSPRDLVVVYIPEYVVGHWWEQLLHNQSALRLKGRLLFTPGVVVASVPWQLASTEGQTGLEDPVRGTVPRGY, encoded by the coding sequence GTGTCGGATCTCGCAGATGCGGCCAAGCGACTGCTGCTAGGACGTCCCGTCCGCAGCGACCGACTCGGTCACACCCTCCTGCCCAAGCGCATCGCGCTCCCTGTGTTCGCGTCGGACGCGCTCTCGTCGGTCGCGTACGCGCCCGACGAGATCCTGCTGACCCTGTCCCTGGCGGGGCTGACGGCGTTGACGATCTCGCCGTGGGTGGGCATGGCGGTGGTGCTGGTCATGCTCACCGTGGTCGCCTCCTACCGGCAGAACGTGCACGCCTACCCCTCCGGCGGCGGTGACTACGAGGTCGCGACGGTGAACCTCGGGCCCAACGCCGGCGTGACCGTGGCGAGCGCCCTGCTCGTGGACTACGTCCTGACGGTTGCCGTGTCGATCTCCTCCGGCGCCCAGTACGCGGCCACCGCCCTGCCTGCGCTGCGCGGCCACGAGACCGCGTTCGCGATCGGCCTGGTCGTGCTGCTCACGCTCGCGAACCTGCGCGGCGTGAAGGAGTCGGGCAGCGCGTTCGCGATCCCGGTGTACCTGTTCATGTTCGCGATCGGTGCGGTCGCCGTGGTCGGGGCGATCCGCTATGCGACCGGCACGCTGCCGGCCGCCGAGAGCGCGGGCCTGGACCTGGTGGGCGAGGGGTCGCTCGAGAACGGCATCGCCGGGATCGCGGGAGGGTTCCTGGTCCTGAGGGCGTTCGCGTCCGGGTGTGCGGCGCTGACGGGTGTCGAGGCGATCAGCAACGGCGTGCCGGCGTTCGAGAAGCCGAAGTCGAAGAACGCCGCGACGACGCTGGCGTTGTTGGGCGGGATCTCGGTCGCGATGATCATGTCGATCCTGCTGCTCGCCGGTGCCACCGGTATCCGGTTCGCCGAGGACCCTGCGGTCCAGTTGCTCGACGGCGGTGTGCCCGTCGGTGAGGAGTACGTGCAGCACCCGGTGATCAGTCAGCTCTCGGCGGCCGTCTTCCAGGGGCTCCCGTTCATGGCGGTCCTGGTCGCGGTCGTGACCGGGCTGATCCTGGTGCTCGCCGCGAACACGGCGTTCAACGGGTTCCCGGTGCTCGGCTCGATCCTGGCCCGGGACGGCTACCTGCCTCGACAGCTGCACACGCGCGGTGACCGTCTGGCGTTCTCCAACGGCATCATCACGCTGGCCGCGGCCGCGATCGCCCTGATCTGGGCTTTCGACGCCCAGGTGACCCGCCTGATCCAGCTGTACATCGTGGGTGTGTTCGTCTCGTTCACCCTGAGCCAGCTCGGCATGGTCCGGCACTGGACCCGCCACCTGGCGACCGAACCCGACCCCAAGGCGCGCATCGCGATGAAGCGCTCGCGCGTGATCAACACCATCGGGCTCGCGATGACCGCGACGGTGCTCATCATCGTGCTCATCACGAAGTTCACGCACGGCGCCTACATCGCGATCATCGCCATGGTGGCGGTCTTCGTGCTGATGAAGGGCATCCACGGGCACTACGAGCGCGTGCGGGCTGAGCTCGCGCTCGGTGCCGACGCCGAGCAGGCCAAGGCCCTGCCGAGCCGGGTGCACGCGCTCGTGCTGGTCTCCCACCTGCACCGCCCGACCATGCGGGCCCTGGCGTACGCGCGGGCTTCGCGCCCCCACGAGCTCGAGGCCGTGACCGTGGGCGTGGACGCCGACGACGTCGAGCGCCTGCGGGCGCAGTGGGAGGAGATGGGTCTTCCCGTGCCGCTGAAGGTGCTCGACTCACCGTTCCGGGAGATCACCCGCCCGGTCCTGACGTACGTGCGCTCGATCCGGCGGGACAGCCCGCGCGACCTCGTGGTGGTGTACATCCCCGAGTACGTGGTCGGTCACTGGTGGGAGCAGCTGCTGCACAACCAGAGCGCGCTGCGGCTCAAGGGCCGGCTGCTGTTCACCCCGGGCGTGGTGGTCGCGTCCGTGCCGTGGCAGCTGGCGTCGACCGAGGGGCAGACGGGCCTGGAGGACCCGGTCCGGGGTACCGTTCCGCGTGGCTACTGA
- a CDS encoding class I SAM-dependent RNA methyltransferase gives MATETTSPQDPADDGSLVELEIGPVAHGGHCVARHEGRVVFVRHTLPGERVRVRLTEAEESAKFWRGDAVEVLEASPDRVPSAWPAAGPGGVGGGELAHVALGAQRAWKSTVLAEQLRRLARLDLPEQDVQVEAAPGDDERGGLGWRTRIELVADAQGRAGMRAHRSHDVHPLTSMPLANEAIADLGLFERRWRPGTRIEVVAPAGGDTPVVLVDGLPFDFSRGRLDTRPNARASVREVVQHGEVRYDYRVAAAGFWQVHREAPGVLVDAVIAGLGDVEGATVLDLYAGAGLFTTPLADAVGETGEVVAVEGDERAVRDARRNVHDRRNVELHAGDVLRVLQGAQDADSDVVHADAVVLDPPRTGAGRAVCAAVAELRPSRVVYVACDPAALARDIAFLAEAGYGLDRVRGLDLFPMTHHLEAVAVLSR, from the coding sequence GTGGCTACTGAGACGACCTCCCCGCAGGACCCTGCCGATGACGGCTCGCTCGTCGAGCTCGAGATCGGTCCGGTCGCGCACGGCGGCCACTGCGTCGCGCGGCACGAGGGTCGGGTCGTCTTCGTCCGGCACACGCTGCCCGGCGAGCGTGTGCGCGTACGCCTGACCGAGGCCGAGGAGTCGGCGAAGTTCTGGCGCGGCGACGCCGTCGAGGTCCTCGAGGCCTCGCCGGACCGGGTGCCCTCCGCGTGGCCGGCCGCAGGCCCTGGCGGTGTGGGCGGCGGCGAGCTGGCGCACGTGGCGCTCGGCGCGCAGCGTGCCTGGAAGTCCACGGTGCTGGCCGAGCAGCTGCGTCGGCTGGCCCGGCTGGACCTGCCGGAGCAGGACGTGCAGGTCGAGGCCGCTCCTGGCGACGACGAGCGCGGTGGCCTGGGGTGGCGGACCCGGATCGAGCTCGTCGCGGACGCGCAGGGGCGGGCCGGGATGCGCGCCCACCGCTCGCACGACGTGCACCCGCTGACCTCGATGCCGCTGGCCAACGAGGCGATCGCCGACCTGGGGCTGTTCGAGCGCCGCTGGCGCCCGGGGACGCGGATCGAGGTCGTGGCCCCTGCCGGTGGGGACACGCCCGTGGTGCTCGTGGACGGTCTGCCGTTCGACTTCAGTCGTGGGCGGCTGGACACGCGCCCCAACGCGCGCGCCTCGGTGCGCGAGGTCGTGCAGCACGGTGAGGTCCGGTACGACTACCGGGTGGCCGCCGCGGGGTTCTGGCAGGTGCACCGCGAGGCCCCCGGGGTCCTGGTCGACGCCGTGATCGCCGGTCTGGGCGACGTGGAGGGTGCCACGGTGCTCGACCTCTACGCGGGTGCCGGTCTGTTCACCACGCCGTTGGCCGACGCGGTGGGGGAGACGGGAGAGGTCGTCGCGGTCGAGGGCGACGAGCGTGCCGTGCGCGACGCCCGGCGCAACGTGCACGACCGCCGCAACGTGGAGCTGCACGCGGGTGACGTGCTGCGTGTGCTGCAGGGCGCCCAGGACGCCGACTCGGACGTCGTCCATGCCGATGCCGTGGTGCTCGACCCGCCGCGCACGGGCGCGGGACGGGCGGTGTGCGCGGCCGTGGCCGAGCTGCGGCCCTCGCGCGTGGTCTACGTCGCGTGCGACCCGGCCGCGCTGGCGCGTGACATCGCGTTCCTCGCCGAGGCCGGCTACGGGCTCGACCGGGTGCGTGGCCTGGACCTGTTCCCGATGACGCACCACCTCGAGGCCGTTGCCGTCCTGAGTCGCTGA
- a CDS encoding translation initiation factor 2: MTDKDADHRLAEASRAATRELYKSGTPEYDVRAQQRAVEAERKAQQAAQEHAQQDAQENEDEGAH, translated from the coding sequence GTGACAGACAAGGACGCCGACCACCGCCTGGCCGAGGCGAGCCGCGCGGCGACGCGCGAGCTGTACAAGTCCGGCACGCCCGAGTACGACGTGCGGGCGCAGCAGCGTGCGGTCGAGGCCGAGCGCAAGGCGCAGCAGGCGGCCCAGGAGCACGCCCAGCAGGACGCGCAGGAGAACGAGGACGAGGGCGCGCACTGA
- the acnA gene encoding aconitate hydratase AcnA codes for MSSVDSFGSKGTLEVGDASYEVYRLAAVPGLERLPFSLKVLAENLLRTEDGANITADHVRALAGWDPDAQPDTEIQFTPARVIMQDFTGVPCVVDLATMREAVADLGGDPERINPLAPAEMVIDHSVQIDVAGRADAFERNVALEYERNRERYQFLRWGQTAFDDFKVVPPGTGIVHQVNIEYLARGVMVRDGRAYPDTCVGTDSHTTMVNGLGVLGWGVGGIEAEAAMLGQPVSMLIPRVVGFKLVGQIPAGVTATDVVLTITQKLRQHGVVGKFVEFYGEGVAAVPLANRATIGNMSPEFGSTVAIFPVDSVTIDYLRLTGRAQEQLDLVEAYAKEQGMWLDPTAPGYVEPLFSEYLELDLSTVVPSIAGPKRPQDRIELSRAKEQFQRDLPTYAPEVGNGVDEAERESFPASDSPAVSAPTDHTVKVTDSQGHSFGLFHGAVAIASITSCTNTSNPSVMLAAALLAKNAVEKGLTAKPWVKTSMAPGSQVVTNYYEKAGLWPYLEKLGFHLVGYGCATCIGNSGPLDEKVSEAINAHDLAVAAVLSGNRNFEGRINPDIKMNYLASPPLVIAYALAGTMDFDFEADPLGRAEDGSPIFLRDLWPSPELVQATIDASIDRAMFTHDYADVFSGDERWRALPTPEGNTFDWDAESTYVRKPPYFDGMGATPDPVTDIAGARVLAKLGDSVTTDHISPAGSIKADSPAGAYLAEHGVDRRDFNSYGSRRGNHEVMIRGTFANIRLRNQLVPGVEGGFTRNLLTGEQTTIYDASVAYQAAGVPLVVLGGKEYGSGSSRDWAAKGTRLLGVKAVITESFERIHRSNLIGMGVLPLQFPEGESADSLGLDGTETFDIAGVTALNEGVTPRTVAVTATKADGSVVAFDAVVRIDTPGEADYYRNGGILQYVLRQVAGVA; via the coding sequence GTGAGCAGCGTCGACAGCTTCGGTTCGAAGGGAACGCTCGAGGTCGGTGACGCCTCGTACGAGGTGTACCGCCTCGCCGCGGTCCCGGGGCTCGAGAGGCTGCCGTTCAGCCTCAAGGTGCTCGCCGAGAACCTGCTGCGCACCGAGGACGGCGCGAACATCACCGCGGACCACGTGCGCGCCCTGGCCGGCTGGGACCCCGACGCCCAGCCCGACACCGAGATCCAGTTCACCCCGGCCCGCGTGATCATGCAGGACTTCACCGGCGTCCCGTGCGTGGTCGACCTGGCCACCATGCGCGAGGCGGTCGCCGACCTCGGGGGCGACCCCGAGCGCATCAACCCGCTCGCACCCGCCGAGATGGTCATCGACCACTCCGTGCAGATCGACGTCGCCGGTCGCGCTGACGCGTTCGAGCGCAACGTCGCCCTGGAGTACGAGCGCAACCGCGAGCGGTACCAGTTCCTGCGCTGGGGCCAGACCGCGTTCGACGACTTCAAGGTCGTTCCCCCGGGCACCGGCATCGTGCACCAGGTGAACATCGAGTACCTGGCCCGTGGCGTCATGGTCCGCGACGGCAGGGCGTACCCCGACACGTGCGTGGGCACCGACTCGCACACCACGATGGTCAACGGCCTGGGCGTGCTCGGCTGGGGCGTCGGTGGCATCGAGGCCGAGGCGGCCATGCTCGGCCAGCCCGTCTCGATGCTCATCCCGCGCGTCGTCGGCTTCAAGCTCGTCGGGCAGATCCCGGCCGGGGTCACCGCGACTGACGTCGTCCTGACGATCACCCAGAAGCTGCGCCAGCACGGCGTGGTCGGCAAGTTCGTGGAGTTCTACGGCGAGGGCGTCGCGGCGGTCCCGCTCGCCAACCGCGCGACCATCGGCAACATGAGCCCCGAGTTCGGCTCCACGGTCGCGATCTTCCCGGTCGACTCCGTGACGATCGACTACCTGCGACTCACCGGGCGCGCGCAGGAGCAGCTCGACCTGGTCGAGGCCTACGCCAAGGAGCAGGGCATGTGGCTCGACCCCACGGCCCCCGGCTACGTCGAGCCGCTGTTCTCCGAGTACCTCGAGCTCGACCTGTCCACCGTCGTGCCCTCGATCGCGGGGCCGAAGCGCCCGCAGGACCGCATCGAGCTCTCGCGGGCCAAGGAGCAGTTCCAGCGCGACCTGCCCACCTACGCGCCCGAGGTCGGCAACGGCGTCGACGAGGCTGAGCGTGAGTCGTTCCCCGCCTCCGACTCCCCGGCCGTGTCCGCGCCGACCGACCACACCGTCAAGGTCACGGACTCGCAGGGGCACTCGTTCGGGCTGTTCCACGGCGCGGTCGCGATCGCCTCGATCACCTCGTGCACGAACACCTCGAACCCCTCGGTCATGCTCGCCGCCGCGCTGCTGGCCAAGAACGCCGTCGAGAAGGGCCTGACCGCCAAGCCGTGGGTCAAGACCTCGATGGCTCCCGGCTCGCAGGTCGTCACGAACTACTACGAGAAGGCAGGCCTCTGGCCGTACCTGGAGAAGCTCGGCTTCCACCTGGTCGGCTACGGCTGCGCGACCTGCATCGGCAACTCCGGCCCGCTCGACGAGAAGGTCTCCGAGGCGATCAACGCCCACGACCTGGCCGTCGCCGCGGTGCTGTCCGGCAACCGCAACTTCGAGGGGCGCATCAACCCCGACATCAAGATGAACTACCTGGCCTCGCCGCCGCTGGTCATCGCCTATGCGCTCGCGGGCACCATGGACTTCGACTTCGAGGCCGACCCGCTGGGCCGCGCCGAGGACGGTTCGCCGATCTTCCTGCGCGACCTGTGGCCCTCGCCCGAGCTCGTGCAGGCCACGATCGACGCCTCGATCGACCGGGCGATGTTCACCCACGACTACGCCGACGTGTTCTCCGGTGACGAGCGCTGGCGTGCGCTGCCCACGCCCGAGGGCAACACCTTCGACTGGGACGCCGAGTCGACGTACGTGCGCAAGCCCCCGTACTTCGACGGCATGGGCGCCACGCCGGATCCCGTCACCGACATCGCGGGCGCCCGCGTGCTCGCCAAGCTGGGCGACTCGGTGACGACCGACCACATCAGCCCGGCCGGGTCCATCAAGGCCGACAGCCCCGCGGGTGCGTACCTGGCCGAGCACGGCGTGGACCGTCGCGACTTCAACTCCTACGGCTCGCGACGCGGCAACCACGAGGTGATGATCCGCGGCACGTTCGCGAACATCCGGCTGCGCAACCAGCTGGTCCCCGGTGTCGAGGGCGGGTTCACCAGGAACCTGCTGACCGGTGAGCAGACGACGATCTACGACGCCTCGGTCGCCTACCAGGCCGCGGGCGTCCCGCTCGTGGTGCTCGGCGGCAAGGAGTACGGCTCGGGCTCCTCGCGCGACTGGGCCGCCAAGGGCACCCGGCTGCTGGGCGTCAAGGCGGTCATCACCGAGAGCTTCGAGCGGATCCACCGGTCGAACCTCATCGGCATGGGCGTGCTCCCGCTGCAGTTCCCGGAGGGCGAGTCGGCCGACTCCCTCGGCCTGGACGGCACCGAGACGTTCGACATCGCCGGTGTGACGGCGCTCAACGAGGGCGTCACGCCGCGCACGGTGGCCGTGACGGCCACCAAGGCGGACGGCTCGGTCGTCGCGTTCGACGCGGTCGTGCGGATCGACACGCCCGGCGAGGCGGACTACTACCGCAACGGCGGGATCCTGCAGTACGTGCTGCGCCAGGTGGCCGGCGTCGCCTGA